The genomic stretch TGCCGAAGGCATCTATGAGTTGTTTTGTAGTAAGGGTGAATCCGTAATAAGTATTTACATTTAATGATCTAGCAAGAAGAACATTAGTGGTATAATGGTTTACTTATATTTTGACTTTGCATACCGCAACGGCTCGCTCGTAGCTCAAAGCATTGATACCCATTCCTTCAAGTTCTCGCGATCGACCTAGCACTCCCAGTTCAGCTACCAAAGTTTGGTTTACGCACACAAGTGGAGATGCGCGTGTACAGGCATATTTCGACCTCCAATTCTCTATGACGCGTGGATGGGTTGGCTTTACCGCCTGTTCCTCATGCCTTGGAGAATACACGGAaatttgatgatgaagcgTCCCGCGCGTATCATCTTTGCCTTCTTCCGAGTCGGGGCAATGTTCCACTGTTTCGTCATGTAGTTCAGAGATTGCAGCATAACAGCCACATTGAACAGGTTTTCCTTGCTTCACGGAATCATAAATCCATTCAGGTGTCACAATACATTTCTGTCTCTACAAGACTGTTAGGCAAGGTAAATAGCAAAATCGCAGATCAGAAAGGCGAACCGCAAGATCCCATTGTAGGTGCCTCTCGAAGCGCTTCTTCATTCGAATCTTTGTGACAATGACATCGGCCGCTACAGGGTTGTTACACAGCTCCAGATGCAGTTTGCGAGTCTTGCTGATACCAGCAGCGGAGGCACCGTTTGATTCGATCATGTGGAAGAGCTCGTCGACTTCATTGCTGGCAAGTTTTTCCTGTAAAACATACACTTTCAAGGGGGTCTGTTCCTCTTCTGATAAGCTGTCGTCGTATCTGCTCCTGGGACGCTTGCGAGGCGTGCTTGCGGTGCTTGAATTcgaagaaggagagagagatcgaCGTGTTATAGAAGATCGCTTCATGGCAGAGCAACCAAATTGGGGACCTTAGTGGTTCTCGATAATAGAGACCACGTTAGTACAAATCCGCTTTATATTGAACGTTGATAGTATGGAGTTCAGCAGGAGCCAGTGCTTGCCACTTATGACATCCAAGCTTTGCATATATTTGACACCTTGAGCCTCCGATAATCGACGTTGAACAACATCAAGTGAAACCATTTGATCATTTCAATACCCAACTTGGAAGACATTCCTACACTGGCGCTTAAAGCTGAGACACACGAGGCTCATTTGGCGCCGACGGAATATGAAGGCACGTTGGAGGGTGAGGTGACTATTTAGATGCTTTGATATGCATCATCGCGCAGTAGAGTCACATGAGATTCGCTTGCAGCGGACCATCGAAGAATGGATTACTCGAGCACGAAAATAACTGGAAAGGACCTTTGAGGATAACCAAAGTCCCCGGGTAAGGTGTTTTCCGCTGAGAATGGCGTGGGAAGTAATTGCTTCATAATGAGTGGTAGAGTCCTGTGTTGATTTAACCTTGTACACTACATAAGTATTATACTCCTTCTCtaattcatcatcatccacccTCCCGGTCCCCTCTCTCCTTTCCCAATGTCCGCCTCTCCCCACCTCACCGAGTCCTTCACAAACCCCGAGGGTTATACCTTTCCTCATGGTCGTCTCTCCACCGTCCTCCAAAATCCCAACAAAACTCCAATCGTCCTCGTAGCATGCGGTTCCTTCAGTCCAGTCACTTATCTCCACCTCCGCATGTTCGAGATGGCCAAGGACTATGTCAGGCAAAATACCGATTTCGAGATCCTAGGCGGTTACCTCAGTCCTGTGAGCGACATGTACAAAAAACCTGGGTTGCTTAGTGCTCGCCATCGGTAAGCTAGCTGTCTTTCTTTGTCACATCCTTCGTCGCCTAGGCTATCCATACCCATCGTTCGTGCGTTTGCAATCCTCCGGACCATACGATATGGTCCCGCTGCACTGTATCTTGCCGGATTTCCGATTTCGGCTAATCACTCCGGTCGCATGACGCCTGCAGAGTTCACGCCATTTTCTTGACATAACCGCTCTATGTTCTCATGTCCCAAAATTAATTTGTTCTAATGCTGACTCGCTTTCCACAGCGTGAACATGTGTACGTTGGCTGCTGAGGATTCGGATACATGGTTAATGGTTGATCCATGGGAGGCTTTCCAATCGTACCAACGAACAGCCATCGTGCTCGACCACTTTGATCATGAAATCAACACCGTTCTTGGTGGCGTACAGACTGCATCTGGGGAAAAGCGGAAGGTTCGCATTATGCTCTTGGCCGGTTCTGACCTCATTGGAACCATGAGCGAGCCAGGGGTCTGGAGTTATTCTGATGTTTGTCATTTGTCCACAATGCTACAAAGCGACCAATTGACAGCATTATATAGCTTGAACACATTCTCGGCCGCTATGGCTGTTTGATTGTGGAGCGTGCTGGTACTGGGATGGATCAAGCTACTGATAATCTTGCTCGCTGGCGAAGCAATATATACCTGATCTCACAATTGATCCAAAATGATGTATCGAGCACCAAGGTATGCCCATCATTATTGAAATCGTTAATATGATCTATTCTAAGTAAATTTCATTTGACAGGTTCGCCTTTTCCTAAGAAGAGGTTTATCGGTTCGTTATCTCCTGCCCAACTCGGTGGTAGACTACATAGAACAGAACGGACTGTATCAAGACGAGACGACTTCCAATCTATCAGCAAACTCTAACCCAGacaagggaaaggaaagggagcCTGTAGCAGGGGCATCAAAGAAAGAAGTTCATTGACCGCGTGGATCACTATGTACAAGAACTAGGATGTCGGAATATTGTAGGGTGTAAGTGTTTCTAGCGTCGTATATCTCATACCGGGCGGAGCGCTGAATCTTTTTAACAATCTTCAGATTGTTGATTTATTAAATTTAAGGATGTATCATATTCGATGGGTAGACGATTCAGGAGCTGGTGTGGTGCACATACCTTCGATCTAATCTTGGATGGACTTTTATTGGGAATTTCTCTGTAATTCATTGCATTACAGTGCTCTTTTTACTGGGTTCTCGCAAGACAATCACGATGCGATTATGTAAGTGTTATTTTCTATCATCTAAGAATATGATGTTTTCACAGCAGAAGACGACAGTACAGCAGGTTTAGCACACAGAGTGGTATTGGGGTCCAATTAGCCCGGCTCGACTGTCCCTATGCTCTACGGGTCTTACTTTGTAATTTATAGTTCGGTGTGCGCCACCACCAAATGTGGATCTTTCCAGGATGGCGTTTGAGACCTGAGAAAAATTGCAACGTTTACGTCGAATTTTCTGCAGCTGGATCGGTCGTGATTATAAGCATACTTAAAGTGGCTCTACTTGCCTCAAGGTATGCCCTCATGAATATGGCTGTGACTCTTGAGTCGCGATTCAAGTAGTACTTCCACTGCAAATTTGACCTTCAACGTCCTTCGTGTAAGTGCTTATGCTCTTTTTATCGTTCTCTCGTCAATGACTAGGCTTCGTTTAGTGCAGACTCTTTGAACGTTTCACTCATGATGCGACCTTCGCAGTCCCTCATTGTTCGTCATCCGCAGTTGCTCACTGACTGCATGGTCCTTTTGAGTCATTCAGCGCAACGCCGCTGCGAAAATAGCTATCTCAAGCTTCTAGCGATTGCCTTGACGCCACAGTCCAATTGGATTCTCCGGCGAAACAAATTGCGGGTTCACTCTGACTTATAGTCTTTCGACAAGAGAAAATTCCAACATATTATTGGTCAACTTTGCTTTGCATACCGCAAGCCATTTCTTACGTACTATCGCAACGCTCTGACCCCGGATATCTAGAGCATGGTGCTGCGAGTTGTCAACTCGGGATTATCTTCGCAAAAGGGACATCTTGTGagcttcatcttcttctctgATCTAAGTGCTCTCGGAAGACCAGCTCCCGTAGAGGTGCTTTAAGCTGCTTCCAGGCAGGTGACCAGTCATTTGTGAGTCTTCCTGGTCAATTTTCTTACTCCTATCAAAACTCATGGTTGATATTGAAAAAGGTTGTGGAGTTATAAAGCCCATGTAGCCTTTGAAAATGTAAACCCTCAACGCCCAGAATTGTACACACAAGCAAACATAACGGTATACAGAATGTCGACTTTGCAAGGTCCTTCAGGAGTTGGACATGGTGGCAACAACAAATCTCTGTTGCTATCTACGGGTTCATTTGTCGAGGCGACGCCTCTTACCGAGGATGAAATTGCCCGAATGGAGAAATCTCTCATGTGCGTTGTTTTTTTAACGCGTTGGATACAGTTATTAACCTTTTCTTCTGTGCAGACGAAGAGTAGATTGGAGGATGTTACCACTTCTCGGGACTCTTTCTGCTCTTTCTTTGGTTGACCGATCAAACCTTGGACTTGCGCGTATAGTCGGGATGGACCATGCCCTTGTATGTATAAAACCTTTATCTCGATCTAATAGGATTCTTATTTGAGAAAATGATAGCATCTCAGTGTTGGAGCAAGATATAGTATCGTGACTTTGATATATTTCATTCCATACATCGCACTGTGCGTGGACTTCGAGAATAAAAATGAAGATGATAGGTTCTCTGACGATTCTTCTTGTCCTACAGTCAACTGCCGAGTAATGTATTTTTGCGCAGATTGGGCGCTATCAACTGGCTCGCGTTTTTGGTTGTTTCTTGGGGTTTGGTACAGTTGAGCATGGGGTTTGTTCCTACCTGGGGATATCTGGCCCTCTGCAGAGTTTTACTTGGCGCCTTTGAGGTCAGCTACACGTTAATCTGCTGACGGTCCCGGTTTGACTCTACGTTTCACTAGGCGGGATTTTTCCCAGCAATGGTTTACATAATTACAACATGGTTAATCAGTCCAAGGATGGATTCTT from Psilocybe cubensis strain MGC-MH-2018 chromosome 2, whole genome shotgun sequence encodes the following:
- a CDS encoding Nicotinamide/nicotinic acid mononucleotide adenylyltransferase 1 codes for the protein MSASPHLTESFTNPEGYTFPHGRLSTVLQNPNKTPIVLVACGSFSPVTYLHLRMFEMAKDYVRQNTDFEILGGYLSPVSDMYKKPGLLSARHRVNMCTLAAEDSDTWLMVDPWEAFQSYQRTAIVLDHFDHEINTVLGGVQTASGEKRKVRIMLLAGSDLIGTMSEPGVWSYSDLEHILGRYGCLIVERAGTGMDQATDNLARWRSNIYLISQLIQNDVSSTKVRLFLRRGLSVRYLLPNSVVDYIEQNGLYQDETTSNLSANSNPDKGKEREPVAGASKKEVH